The Ketogulonicigenium robustum nucleotide sequence CACATCTGCGCCCCGCAGCGCGGCCTTTTCGCACCACATATGCGCCTTGTGGCGGAAAATCCATCACCCCGCGCGCAACGCCTATCATGAATTCGCTGCCTTGACGTGGAAATCATGTTTTTTTCAGTGATTTCGACTATATATGCGTATCAAGAGGGAAAAGACGGGGGGAGGCGATGGACTGGGACAAGTTGCGGATATTTCATGCCGTTGCCGATGCAGGTAGCTTGACGCATGCGGGCGATACCCTGCACCTCAGTCAATCCGCCGTCTCGCGCCAGATCCGCGCGCTGGAAGAAACGCTAGGCACCACGCTGTTCCACCGCCATGCGCGTGGGTTGATCCTGACAGAACAGGGCGAGCTGTTGTTCGACGCCACGCGCAGCATGAACAAGCGGCTGGAAGCCGCCGCCGCCCGCATCCGCGATTCCGAGGATGGTGTCTTCGGCACGCTGAAAGTGACTACGACCACCGGCTTTGGTACGATGTGGCTGGCGCCGCGACTGGGTAAGCTCTACGCCCAATATCCCGACCTGAAAATCGACCTGATCCTTGAGGAGCGGATCCTTGATCTGCCCATGCGCGAGGCCGACGTTGCGATCCGGCTGAAAGAGCCAAGTCAAGCCGATGTCATCCGTAAAAGGTTAATGGCGGTGCGCATGCGCCTTTATGCGACCCCCGAATATCTGGCGAACATGCCGCCCATCAACCGGCTGGAGGATATCGCCCAGCACCGCCTGATCTGCCAGAATATCAACTCGCCCCAACC carries:
- a CDS encoding LysR family transcriptional regulator, whose protein sequence is MDWDKLRIFHAVADAGSLTHAGDTLHLSQSAVSRQIRALEETLGTTLFHRHARGLILTEQGELLFDATRSMNKRLEAAAARIRDSEDGVFGTLKVTTTTGFGTMWLAPRLGKLYAQYPDLKIDLILEERILDLPMREADVAIRLKEPSQADVIRKRLMAVRMRLYATPEYLANMPPINRLEDIAQHRLICQNINSPQPVAAIALGQKLLSFEVTSTLTVNTYYGVLQGVLANIGIGILPDYVTEDSPNLCRVLPYVESSEIPVFIAYAEELRQSRRIAAFRDFVQDELIAHRRKLRESAPPADAVPD